In a single window of the Penaeus monodon isolate SGIC_2016 chromosome 3, NSTDA_Pmon_1, whole genome shotgun sequence genome:
- the LOC119593442 gene encoding uncharacterized protein LOC119593442 has protein sequence MTVVGQTQGSQDSAEDGSGGGSEPPEQTQQRIATLNNNNNYRSNTLPPEYPCSDVCVRCGKKVTELVVGNVENQSTDTVNECPCECHKQLYHPLAEPLIATQDSQQSPPVQSSVGVGPSQPGVQGLPPHVPPGGPDCLPGCGYSGLPCYNCSLQPVQPQRENNAPLTNVMPAVPQNAIPSTFIPHVFTVELQDDMVGSNVHGNAEQEHVILHNEEDPRAKKRRRTCLSILIAVIAVNVAFQMFKLL, from the coding sequence ATGACTGTGGTTGGTCAGACACAGGGTAGTCAGGACAGTGCCGAAGATGGCTCTGGAGGAGGGTCTGAACCTCCCGAACAAACGCAACAGAGAATTGCCACcttgaataacaacaataactacagaAGTAACACACTGCCCCCAGAGTACCcatgtagtgatgtgtgtgtccGCTGTGGCAAAAAGGTAACAGAGCTAGTTGTCGGTAATGTGGAGAACCAGTCCACAGACACTGTAAATGAATGTCCCTGCGAATGTCATAAGCAGCTTTACCACCCACTCGCAGAGCCCCTCATAGCCACTCAAGACTCTCAGCAAAGTCCTCCCGTCCAGTCCAGCGTGGGAGTTGGGCCCTCGCAACCCGGCGTGCAAGGACTGCCCCCACACGTCCCACCAGGAGGCCCAGACTGTCTTCCCGGCTGCGGTTATTCAGGCTTGCCATGCTACAACTGTAGTTTGCAGCCTGTGCAACCCCAGAGAGAGAATAACGCCCCACTGACAAATGTGATGCCTGCTGTGCCACAGAATGCGATACCCTCAACTTTTATACCTCATGTTTTTACCGTGGAACTGCAGGATGACATGGTCGGGAGCAATGTACATGGTAATGCAGAGCAAGAACATGTCATCTTGCACAATGAAGAGGATCCTCGGGCTAAGAAAAGGCGCAGAACATGCTTGTCTATACTAATTGCTGTTATAGCTGTAAATGTGGCCTTCCAGATGTTTAAGCTgctttaa